Proteins from one Hemibagrus wyckioides isolate EC202008001 linkage group LG16, SWU_Hwy_1.0, whole genome shotgun sequence genomic window:
- the fryb gene encoding protein furry homolog isoform X9 — MPLTVDPESKPGEYVLKSLFANFTLLSERKIRIIMAEPLEKLLTKSLQRGEDHQFDQVISTMSSLAEYCLPSILRTLFDWYKRQNGLEDESHEYRPRANTKSKNDEQQKDYLLERRDLAIDFIFSLVLIEVLKQIPLHPLLDGLIQEVVNLAFKHFKYKEGYTGPNTSNMHLVADLYAEVVGVVAQSRFPAVRKKFISELKELRQKEQSPYVVKSIISLIMGIKFFRIKMYPVEDFEASFQFMQECAQYFLEVKDKDIKHCLAGLFVEILVPVAASVKNEVNVPCLRNFVESLYDTTLDLSSRKKHSLALYPLVTCLLCVSQKQVFLNRWHVFLNNCLSNLKNKDQKMARVALESLYRLLWVYMIRIKCESNTATQSRLTSIISTLFPKGSRSVVPRDMPLNIFVKIIQFIAQERLDFAMKEIICDLLSVGKSAKAFSLNPERMNIALRAFLVIADSLQQKDGEPPMPNTGATLPSGNTLKKKKTYLSKTLTEEQAKLIGMALYYSQVRKAIDNILRHLDKEVGRCMMLTNVLMLNKEPEDMITGERKPKIDLFRTCVAAIPRILPDGMSKPELIDLLARLTVHMDIELRLIAQNSLQSLLLDFSDWREDVLFGYTNFLLREVQDTQQGLQDTSVKLLLQLLTQWRLALQAPGKRSAEAGGSSRLPVERSPHSTVLHAVEGLALLLLCSCQTSTRKLAVTVLREIRLLFTAIGQAEDDDKPMIEVMDQLSPIVLDSFVHVAVSDSATLPLSHHVDLQWLVEWNARLVNSNYDVKSPSHVWIFAQSVKDPWVLCLYSFLRQEHLPKHCPMALSYAWPYAFTRLQLLMPLVDPNSPVYAKKTSTAGPTDSYVTLWRNYLILCLGVAKPSIMSPGHLRASTPEIMATTPDGSVTYDNKQVIGTPSVAWLLKQLVPLMRLESIEITESLVLGFGRTNSLVFRELVEELHPLMKEALERRPENKKRRERRDLLRLQLLRIFELLADSGVISDSTNGALERDSLALGALFLEYVDLTRMLLEAENDKELEILKDIRAHFSGMVANLIQCVPVHHRRFLFPQQSLRHHLFILFSQWAGPFSVMFTPLDRYSDRNHQITRYQYCALKAMSAVLCCGPVFDNVGLSTDGYLYKWLDNILGCHDLRVHRLGCEVVILLLELNPDQSNLFNWAVDRCFTGSYQLASGCFKAIATVCGSRNYPCDLVTLLNLVLFKSSDTSREIYEISMQLMQVLEAKLSVYSTRIVGQKSGNILYGTHGPLPPLYSVSLSQLSNQLACMYPELTLPLFSEVSQRFPTTHPNGRQIMLTYLLPWLNNIELVDTGLLPPASSPCTPEEEGQKHADGMGLSHPLRGSGWGSLQATSLILNNLMYMTAKYGDELAGPEMENAWNALVTNEKWSNNLRITLQFLISLCGVSSDTTLLPYIKKVVIYLCRNNTIQTMEELLFELQQTDPVNPVVLHCDNPPFYRFAASSKISAVASGTTSSSNTVVAGQEIIQDTDEAKIARENEERFSKAARAHNRLESRYSNSSGGSYDEEKNDPLPPYAGWLLSVLESNRPHPLPMPINGGCWAPLVDYLPETITPRGPLHRCNIAVIFMTEMVVDHSVREDWALHLPLLLHALFLGLDHYRPEVFEHSKRLLLHLLIALSCNNNFQVIASVLLVTREISDNKTLTIKSSFQPEYLQTGGLDFLREWQASPVADSGMSSSSTSSSVSLGGSMGNLPQITAELEDLEESPTESEEKTNKLIEFLTTSAWSTVLSLCRAFGPLWCHEDITPKNPNSKSAEQLSNFLRHVVSVFRESKSDFHLEQQLSDVALQTALCSSSRHYAGRSFQIFRALRQPLSAHAVSDLLSRLVEVVGEHGDEVQGYVMEVLLTLESVVDSLAECLKNSDLMAALTRSSSPDFLVSGKLSSNRKSTGQLNLTQDGTAERNRHQRSYSVPKKFGESGEHSSSDPPRSATLDRIQACTQQVLARSARSASSTSSARADASANPTELSHASHPANLLATVFWVAVSLMESDFEFEYQMALRLVHKLLARVPLEQPENRERLDKLQAQLKWSGFSGLQQLLLKGFTSPATNDLTLQLFCQLTPVSRVPVVDISQSIGFPLNVLCLLPNMVQHFDSPTQFCKESAERIAQVCLEEKEKNAKLSHLAHVMTLYKTRSYTRDSFSWVSVVCRYLHEAFSDITLSMVTYMAELLDKGLPSMQQPLLQIIYSLLSHMDLAAIQVKAFNVEVLKTIEKFVHTAHWKEALNVLKLVVSRSASLSLPSYAHGDLANLEVSRMMWDGSSKALPGKTLEFHFDISETPVIGRRYDELQGRGGRDGKARAITVTRSTSSTSSGSSSNPVLVPVSWKKPQSSQKRTREKLVNVLSLCGQEVGLSKNPSVIFSSCGDLELMERQPSQVSSEDGTREDTLDDTASEQQFRVFRDFDFLDVELEDGEGESMDNFNWGVRRRSLDSTDLTELLEESQHSDSTPSLGPLDPQHDSDDSSEEESNSTSQSLSHHSQLTMNLSPSEDTNHTDSLSTSYDTSADPHSLSATTPGMGMSFPDDTIIPPPLPEDERGNVQEDDLSFCVSELPPGFDCGSSFTLDIPSEPDRSEMDQSFLHGYSYGEERDDLDELGFPPPPSPFFSAILAAFQPTVCDDAEEAWRTHISQLLSDSDGSCAVYTFSIFYSLFQNIQEKFCSLTSDAAGYLGDGLKGIGAKFMRSSQMLNTCFDCPMLFVDADTIMSCGLLGSMKFGVLELQEYLDTYNSREDAAITWFQNCKSTFPKCPDDGVITCQPGDTEEKQMETLAQLELCQRLYKLHFQLLLLFQCYCKLISKVSAINSVPELMNMSRELGELKANLRLAAGVVSNQEGQQQSRFQPSFTTSEAAVQAVLECLRNRQYTTAVCHIRQCRQLWPNDIFGCNSEDEVQTLLNIYFRHQSLGQTGMFALVGSEQDVGRVSTELMELSSEIRDMIRRAQDSRLISSCLPDSSASAVSL; from the exons ATGCCACTCACCGTGGACCCCGAGAGCAAACCGGGCGAGTATGTGCTCAAGAGCCTCTTCGCCAACTTCACCCTGCTTTCAGAGCGCAAGATACGCATCATCATGGCAGAGCCACTG GAAAAGCTGTTGACCAAATCTCTACAGaggggagaagatcaccagttTGATCAG GTTATTAGCACTATGAGTTCTCTGGCTGAATACTGCTTGCCCTCGATCCTGCGTACACTCTTTGACTGGTACAAGCGACAGAATGGCCTAGAGGACGAGTCTCATGAGTACCGACCTCGAGCCAACACCAAGTCCAAAAA TGATGAACAACAGAAGGATTATCTGCTGGAAAGGAGAGATTTAGCAATAGACTTCATATTTTCTCTGGTTCTCATTGAAGTTTTAAAACAG ATCCCTCTTCACCCTCTTCTGGATGGACTCATTCAAGAAGTCGTTAACCTGGCCTTCAAGCactttaaatataaagaagg ATATACAGGGCCAAACACATCCAACATGCACCTTGTGGCTGATCTTTATGCTGAAGTGGTTGGGGTGGTGGCTCAATCCAG GTTTCCTGCAGTAAGGAAGAAGTTTATATCAGAGCTGAAGGAGCTCAGACAGAAGGAACAAAGCCCTTATGTAGTCAAGAGCATCATAAGTCTCATCATGGGGATCAAGTTCTTCCGCATTAAGATGTACCCAGTGGAAGACTTTGAAGCTTCATTCCAGTTCATGCAG GAATGTGCCCAGTACTTCTTAGAGGTGAAGGATAAAGACATTAAGCACTGTCTGGCTGGTCTCTTTGTGGAGATATTGGTCCCAGTGGCAGCT AGCGTGAAGAATGAGGTAAATGTGCCATGTCTGCGGAACTTCGTGGAGAGTCTGTATGACACCACCCTGGACCTCTCTTCCAGGAAGAAGCATTCTCTG gCCTTGTATCCGTTGGTAACATGTttgctgtgtgtcagtcagaaGCAGGTGTTTCTCAACCGATGGCATGTCTTCCTCAACAACTGCCTGTCCAATCTCAAG aaCAAGGATCAAAAAATGGCTCGTGTGGCACTGGAGTCATTGTATCGGCTACTGTGGGTCTACATGATCAGGATCAAATGTGAGAGCAACACAGCCACACAGAG CCGTCTGACCTCCATCATTTCCACACTGTTCCCTAAAGGATCTAGAAGCGTCGTCCCTCGAGACATGCCTCTCAACATCTTTGTCAAAATAATCCAgtttattgcacag GAAAGACTGGATTTTGCTATGAAGGAAATTATCTGTGACCTACTCAGTGTTGGCAAATCAGCTAAGGCGTTTAGTCTTAATCCTGAG AGAATGAACATTGCTCTGAGAGCATTTTTGGTCATAGCGGACAGCCTGCAACAGAAAGACGGTGAGCCACCCATGCCCAACACCGGTGCTACACTGCCCTCAGGAAACaccctgaagaagaagaagacctaCCTGAGCAAGACTCTAACAGAAGAGCAGGCTAAGCTCATTG GTATGGCACTGTACTACTCACAGGTGAGGAAGGCCATTGATAACATCCTGAGGCATTTGGATAAGGAGGTGGGCCGCTGTATGATGCTTACCAATGTGCTGATGCTCAACAAGGAACCAGAGGACATGATCAC TGGTGAGAGGAAGCCAAAGATTGACCTGTTCAGGACATGCGTGGCAGCCATTCCCCGCATCCTTCCAGACGGCATGTCAAAACCCGAACTTATTGACCTGCTAGCAAG GCTGACAGTCCACATGGATATTGAGCTCCGTCTAATTGCCCAGAACTCTCTCCAGAGTCTGTTGTTGGACTTCTCTGATTGGCGAGAGGATGTTCTGTTTGGTTACACAAACTTTCTGCTGCGGGAGGTGCAGGACACACAGCAGGGGCTACAGGACACTTCAGTAAAattactgctgcagctactcaCCCAGTGGAGACTGGCACTCCAGGCTCCAGGCAAGCGCTCAGCAGAG GCAGGTGGGAGCTCCAGGCTGCCAGTGGAACGCAGCCCTCACTCCACGGTGCTGCACGCCGTCGAGGGTTTGGCCCTGCTTCTGCTCTGTTCTTGCCAGACAAGCACACGCAAACTTGCAGTAACTGTGCTCAGAGAGATCCGCTTGCTTTTCACAGCCATTGGCCAGGCAGAG GATGACGATAAGCCAATGATCGAGGTGATGGACCAGCTCAGCCCCATAGTTCTTGACAGCTTTGTCCACGTGGCTGTGTCTGATTCA GCTACTTTGCCGCTGAGTCACCATGTGGACCTACAGTGGCTGGTGGAGTGGAATGCACGTTTGGTCAACAGCAACTATGACGTTAAGAGCCCATCTCATGTGTGGATTTTTGCCCAGTCAGTGAAGGACCCCTGGGTTCTGTGTCTTTACAGTTTTCTCCGACAGGAACACCTGCCAAAACACTGTCCCATGGCTCTGAGCTATGCATGGCCCTATGCCTTCACACGTCTGCAGTTGCTTATGCCTCTAGTAGACCCCAA TAGTCCAGTATATGCCAAAAAGACAAGCACAGCAGGGCCCACTGATAGCTATGTGACCCTGTGGAGGAACTACCTAATTCTGTGCCTGGGTGTTGCCAAGCCGAGTATCATGAGCCCGGGTCACCTGAGGGCCTCCACCCCTGAGATTATGGCTACCACTCCTGATGGCAGCGTCACATATGATAACAAG cAGGTGATTGGAACTCCCTCAGTAGCCTGGCTTCTCAAGCAGTTGGTTCCCCTCATGCGCCTTGAGAGCATTGAGATCACAGAGTCTCTAGTGCTGGGCTTTGGCCGGACTAACTCCCTCGTGTTCAG ggagctagtggaggAACTCCATCCACTCATGAAAGAAGCCTTAGAACGAAGACCAGAG AATAAGAAGCGTCGGGAAAGGAGAGATCTTCTGAGGCTGCAGCTGCTCCGTATTTTTGAGCTGCTGGCTGACTCAGGGGTCATCAGTGACAG CACTAATGGTGCATTAGAGAGGGATTCTCTGGCACTGGGTGCTCTTTTCCTGGAGTACGTGGATCTGACACGCATGCTCCTGGAGGCAGAGAACGATAAAGAGTTGGAGATCCTGAAGGATATCAGAGCTCATTTCAGCGGTATGGTGGCCAACCTCATCCAGTGTGTGCCAG TGCACCACAGGCGATTCCTGTTTCCCCAGCAGAGTCTGCGGCATCACCTCTTCATTTTGTTCAGCCAATGGGCCGGTCCCTTCAGTGTCATGTTCACTCCTCTGGACCGATACAGTGACCGCAACCACCAGATCACACGCTACCAATACTGTGCTTTAAAG GCTATGTCTGCCGTGTTATGTTGTGGGCCAGTCTTTGATAATGTAGGTTTGTCTACTGACGGCTATCTCTACAAGTGGCTAGACAATATCCTTGGGTGCCATGATCTGCGG GTGCATCGATTAGGCTGTGAGGTGGTCATTCTCCTCCTCGAGCTGAACCCAGATCAATCAAACCTGTTTAACTGGGCAGTGGATCGCTGCTTCACTGGCTCCTACCAGCTGGCCTCAGGCTGCTTTAAAGCCATTGCCACAGTGTGTGGGAGCAG aaACTATCCATGTGACCTTGTTACACTGCTGAACTTAGTGCTTTTTAAATCATCTGACACCAGCAGAGAGATCTATGAAATCTCCATGCAGCTTATGCAG gttttGGAGGCAAAGCTGTCTGTGTACTCTACAAGAATTGTGGGCCAAAAGTCAGGGAACATCTTGTATGGAACCCATGGCCCTTTGCCTCCCCTTTacagtgtgtcactctcacagctctctaACCAGCTTGCCTGCATGTACCCAGAGCTCACTCTCCCCCTCTTCTCAg AGGTCAGCCAGAGATTTCCCACCACTCATCCCAATGGAAGGCAGATAATGCTCACGTACCTGCTCCCTTGGCTGAACAACATTGAGCTGGTAGACACAGGTCTCCTACCCCCTGCCTCCAGTCCCTGCACACCAGAGGAGGAGGGGCAAAAGCATGCAGATGGCATGGGCCTCTCACACCCGCTTAGAGGCAGTGGCTGGGGATCGCTGCAGGCCACTTCTCTCATTCTCAACAACCTCATGTACATGACTGCCAAG TATGGTGACGAGCTTGCAGGCCCAGAGATGGAAAATGCATGGAATGCTCTAGTGACCAATGAGAAATGGAGCAACAATCTGAGAATCACGCTGCAGTTCCTTATTAGTCTGTGTGGAGTCAGCAGTGACACCACGCTTCTGCCTTAT ATAAAGAAAGTAGTGATCTATCTGTGTCGTAACAACACGATTCAGACCATGGAGGAGCTGCTGTTTGAACTTCAGCAGACTGACCCTGTGAACCCTGTAGTGCTGCATTGTGATAACCCACCTTTCTACCGATTCGCAGCCAGCAGTAAGATCTCTGCTGTGGCCTCAG GGACAACATCCAGCAGCAACACTGTTGTAGCAGGGCAGGAAATCATCCAAGACACGGATGAGGCAAAGATTGCTCGTGAAAATGAGGAGAG gtttagTAAAGCTGCACGGGCACATAACCGGCTAGAGTCACGTTACAGTAACAGCTCCGGAGGCTCCTATGATGAGGAGAAAA ATGATCCTCTTCCCCCATATGCTGGCTGGCTACTCAGTGTGTTGGAGAGTAACCGGCCTCATCCTTTGCCTATGCCAATTAATGGAGGTTGCTGGGCTCCGCTAGTGGACTACCTGCCTGAAACTATCACACCTAGAGGGCCTCTCCACAG GTGTAACATAGCGGTGATCTTCATGACAGAGATGGTGGTGGATCACAGTGTGCGAGAGGACTGGGCTCTGCATCTGCCCCTCCTGCTGCATGCCCTCTTCCTCG GTTTAGATCACTACCGGCCTGAGGTTTTTGAGCACAGCAAGCGGCTGCTTCTACATTTGCTCATTGCTCTCTCCTGCAACAACAACTTCCAGGTCATTGCTTCTGTGTTGCTGGTCACCAGGGAGATCAGCGACAACAAAACACTTACCATTAAATCCAGTTTCCAGCCTGAATACCTGCAAACAG GTGGTCTGGACTTCCTACGAGAGTGGCAGGCATCTCCTGTGGCAGATTCAGGCATgagctcctcctccacctcctccagtGTGAGCCTGGGGGGCAGTATGGGGAACCTCCCTCAGATCACAGCTGAACTTGAGGATCTGGAAGAGTCTCCAACTGAGTCTGAGGAGAAGACCAACAAACTCATTGAGTTCCTCACAACCAG TGCCTGGAGTACTGTCCTGTCATTATGCAGGGCCTTTGGACCTCTATGGTGCCATGAGGACATCACACCGAAGAACCCTAACTCCAAGAGTGCGGAGCAACTCAGCAACTTCCTGCGTCATGTGGTGTCCGTGTTCAGGGAATCCAAGTCAG ACTTCCACCTGGAACAACAGTTGAGCGATGTGGCACTGCAGACAGCTCTGTGTAGCTCATCGCGCCACTATGCCGGTCGCTCCTTTCAGATCTTCCGAGCCCTCAGGCAGCCACTATCTGCCCACGCTGTCTCAGACCTGCTGTCACGCCTGGTCGAAGTGGTGGGAGAGCATGGAGATGaggtacag GGCTATGTGATGGAGGTGCTGCTCACTCTGGAGTCAGTGGTGGATAGTTTGGCTGAATGCCTCAAAAACAGTGACCTGATGGCAGCATTGACTAG ATCCTCATCTCCAGACTTTCTGGTGAGTGGGAAGCTCAGCTCTAACCGCAAGAGCACAGGCCAGCTCAACCTGACACAGGATGGTACAGCTGAGCGCAACAGACATCAGCGGAGTTATTCCGTGCCCAAAAAGTTTGGTGAGAGTGGTGAACATTCATCTTCTGACCCTCCGCGCAGTGCCACCCTGGACCGCATTCAGGCCTGCACCCAGCAAGTCTTGGCCCGTTCAGCTCGCAGTGCTTCATCCACTTCGTCTGCCCGTGCAGATGCTAGTGCCAACCCAACAGAGCTAAGCCACGCCAGTCATCCTGCCAACCTATTAGCCACAGTCTTCTGGGTGGCTGTTTCTCTCATGGAGTCTGACTTTGAGTTTGAGTACCAAATGGCGTTGCGGTTGGTGCACAAGCTACTGGCACGAGTACCCCTTGAACAGCCCGAGAACCGTGAGCGCCTCGACAAGCTCCAGGCTCAGCTTAAGTGGAGTGGTTTCTCTGGCCTGCAGCAGCTTCTACTAAAAGGCTTTACCTCACCAGCCACCAACGACCTtacactgcagctcttctgtCAGCTTACACCTGTGTCTCGAGTTCCTGTAGTGGACATATCTCAGTCTATAG GTTTCCCTCTGAACGTACTTTGTCTGCTGCCTAACATGGTGCAACACTTTGACTCCCCAACGCAATTTTGCAAAGAGAGTGCCGAGAGGATAGCTCAG GTATGtctggaggagaaggagaagaatgcAAAACTTTCTCACTTGGCTCATGTGATGACTCTGTACAAAACCCGCTCATACACCAGAGACTCATTTTCCTGGGTCAGTGTGGTCTGTCGCTATCTGCATGAGGCCTTCTCTGACATCACACTCAGCATGGTCACATACATGGCTGAG TTATTGGATAAAGGTTTACCCAGCATGCAACAGCCCCTGCTGCAGATCATCTACAGCCTTCTAAGTCATATGGACCTGGCAGCCATTCAGGTCAAAGCCTTCAATGTGGAGGTGCTCAAAACCATCGAGAAGTTTGTACAT ACTGCTCACTGGAAGGAGGCCCTTAACGTGCTGAAGCTAGTGGTGTCTCGCTCAGCCAGCTTGTCCCTGCCATCCTATGCTCATGGGGATTTGGCCAACCTGGAAGTGAGCCGCATGATGTGGGATGGCTCATCCAAAGCCCTGCCTGGCAAAACACTGGAGTTCCATTTCGATATTTCTGAG aCACCGGTGATTGGACGTAGGTATGATGAACTGCAGGGTAGAGGAGGTAGAGATGGGAAAGCCCGTGCCATTACAGTGACCCGTAGCACCTCGTCTACATCATCTGGCTCAAGCTCAAACCCAGTTCTGGTGCCTGTGAGCTGGAAGAAGCCACAGTCCTCACAG AAACGAACACGTGAGAAGCTGGTGAACGTGCTTTCTCTGTGCGGCCAGGAGGTCGGCCTCAGCAAGAACCCATCT gtGATCTTCTCCTCCTGTGGTGATCTGGAACTGATGGAACGGCAGCCCAGCCAGGTGTCTTCAGAGGATGGCACACGAGAGGACACTCTAGATGACACTGCCTCTGAGCAGCAGTTTCGAGTCTTTCGGGACTTTGACTTCCTTGACGTGGAGCTGGAAGACGGGGAG ggtgaGAGCATGGACAACTTTAACTGGGGAGTACGGCGGCGCTCTCTGGATAGCACAGACTTGACGGAGCTACTGGAGGAAAGCCAGCACTCAGACAGCACACCCAGTCTCGGGCCGCTTGATCCCCAACACGACTCAGACGACTCATCCGAGGAAGAGTCCAACTCCACCAGCCAGAGCCTCTCACATCACTCGCAGCTT aCAATGAATCTGTCTCCTTCAGAGGACACCAATCATACTGACTCTTTGTCCACCTCCTATGACACCTCGGCGGACCCACACTCTCTGAGTGCAACCACACCAGGCATGGGGATGTCTTTTCCAGATGACACCATTATTCCACCG CCACTGCCTGAAGATGAGCGCGGTAATGTGCAGGAAGACGACCTGTCATTTTGTGTGAGCGAGCTGCCTCCGGGATTTGACTGCGGTTCCAGCTTCACTCTGGATATTCCATCAGAACCTGATCGGTCAGAGATGGACCAAAGCTTCCTGCATGG CTATAGTTATGGAGAGGAGAGGGATGATTTGGACGAGCTGGGTTTTCCTCCACCCCCATCACCCTTCTTTTCCGCCATCTTAGCTGCCTTCCAGCCCACAGTGTGCGATGATGCTGAGGAGGCATGGCGCACACACATCAGTCAGCTGCTGAGTGACTCAGATGGTTCATGTGCTGTGTATACCTTCAGCATCTTCTACTCCCTGTTCCAG AACATCCAGGAAAAGTTTTGCTCCCTAACCAGTGATGCTGCTGGCTACCTTGGAGATGGCTTAAAGGGCATTGGAGCAAAGTTCATGAGGTCATCTCAGATGCTAAACACATGTTTTGACTGCCCCATGCTTTTTGTGGATGCGGATACC atCATGTCCTGTGGGCTTTTGGGCAGTATGAAATTTGGTGTTTtggagctgcaggaatatctggaCACTTACAATAGCAGAGAAGATGCAGCCATCACA TGGTTTCAAAATTGCAAGTCAACATTTCCCAAGTGTCCTGATGATGGGGTGATCACCTGTCAACCTGGAGACACAGAAGAAAAG CAAATGGAAACACTGGCT CAACTGGAACTGTGTCAGCGTCTGTACAAACTGCACTTTCAGCTCCTGCTCCTATTTCAGTGCTACTGTAAACTGATCAGTAAAGTCAGCGCTATCAACTCTGTGCCAGAG